The proteins below are encoded in one region of Salvelinus fontinalis isolate EN_2023a chromosome 10, ASM2944872v1, whole genome shotgun sequence:
- the ddias gene encoding mucin-5AC, translated as MSVRRALVDCVVLSLQDSCVLYPCCRGCFSRMQQTDTARWHCSRSCYSCLEPHLDYRYRLSLRVTRDNTIFGVTVFGSCLNPLFGAPATDLHRLVEESSGPVGGEGQRSGCQSKLLVKAVEDCFIGRHFVFGIKISGPSPYRRETGQFIASQISLPLASVPGCSVVSYYRTLLQQAALCTDWTTDPRPASKSLLQQASVCRTDPRPASKSLLQQASVCRTDPRPASKSLLQQASVCRTDPRPASKSLLQQASVCRTDPRPASKSLLQQASVCRTDPRPASKSLLQQASVCRTDPRPASKSLLQQASVCRTDPRPASMSLLQQASVCRTDPRPAPQPSADTSTAPLLLHPSPLHSFDSTLPSCGRSMSLHCTITLTPTPTYIHTAPWQQSPGVITSSAEQEEEEGGREDKGLSHGEGGHSSQGEGGHCRNSYWDVLSSFCEGSDSSVHPPASLTWTAPTQPGHIRTAPSSLRKRGVSDTEEEYRSVCEQTCRSDFVAWEDLPFSECLGEFVCDPADTETPTDHHAQTSPVGGNLSTTLTDTESSSTPHSSLLDITNVGQLTHGGLSPRSPGHTADLEEEYNCSADLFHCSQTSINTHTPHTDSHTPHTDSHTPSTDSHTPSTDSHTPHTDSHTPHTDSHTPHTDSHTPHTDSHTPHTDSHTPHTDSHTPHTDSHMDTPSECCDCVPLSQSTPIICKTARPRTLQIRARRHTPSNTHTPKGLTHTKRPRPSNTHTHKGLTHTKRPRQPEPRDHVLALQCQRLTRRALKRTSGGRRTGRVRVCDDNSEMVISATQRPWCSRRTDRQQAGGERENSGRTTGGERENSGRTTGGERENRGRTTGGERENRGRTTGVERENRGRTTGVERENRGRTTGGERENSGRTTGGERENRGRTTGGERENSGRTTGGERENRGRTTGGERENRGRTTGGERENRGRTTGVERENRGRTTGGERENSGRTTGGERENRGRTTGGERENRRSTHIHQTLREGQTEGLANQQLEDSRSVSPSLREENEACDWSRDLFTDSF; from the exons ATGGCACTGCTCCAGGTCTTGCTACAGCTGTCTGGAGCCACACCTGGACTACAGGTATCGCCTGTCTCTAAGGGTAACCAGAGACAACACCATATTTGGGGTGACTGTGTTCGGGAGCTGTCTCAACCCCCTCTTTGGAGCCCCTGCCACCGACCTTCACAG GCTGGTGGAGGAGTCTTCCGGTCCGGTGGGAGGtgaaggtcagaggtcaggatgtCAAAGCAAGCTGCTGGTTAAGGCTGTAGAGGACTGCTTCATTGGAAGACATTTTGTTTTTGGGATCAAG ATATCTGGCCCCAGCCcttacaggagagagacaggccagTTCATCGCCAGTCAGATCTCTCTGCCCCTGGCCTCGGTTCCAGGCTGCTCTGTAGTCAGTTACTACAGAACCCTCCTACAGCAAGCTGCTCTCTGCACTGACTGGActactgatcctagaccagcctCCAAGAGCCTCCTACAACAGGCCTCTGTCTGtagaactgatcctagaccagcctCCAAGAGCCTCCTACAACAGGCCTCTGTCTGtagaactgatcctagaccagcctCCAAGAGCCTCCTACAACAGGCCTCTGTCTGtagaactgatcctagaccagcctCCAAGAGCCTCCTACAACAGGCCTCTGTCTGtagaactgatcctagaccagcctCCAAGAGCCTCCTACAACAGGCCTCTGTCTGtagaactgatcctagaccagcctCCAAGAGCCTCCTACAACAAGCCTCTGTCTGtagaactgatcctagaccagcctCCAAGAGCCTCCTACAACAGGCCTCTGTCTGtagaactgatcctagaccagcctCCATGAGCCTCCTACAACAGGCCTCTGTCTGtagaactgatcctagaccagctccccagcccagCGCTGACACCAGTACAGCTCCTCTCCTGCTCCACCCTTCTCCTCTCCACAGCTTCGACTCTACTCTGCCCTCCTGTGGCCGATCCATGTCACTGCATTGCACCATAACCCTCACCCCAACCCCGACCTACATACACACAGCACCCTGGCAACAGTCTCCGGGGGTGATCACGTCGTCTGcagaacaggaggaagaggagggggggagagaggataaaGGACTGAGTCATGGGGAGGGAGGACACAGTAGCCAGGGGGAGGGGGGACACTGTAGGAACAGCTACTGGGATGTTCTGTCCTCTTTCTGTGAAGGCTCTGACTCCTCTGTTcacccccctgcctctctcacgTGGACCGCTCCAACTCAGCCTGGCCATATACGGACTGCACCGTCCAGCCTCAGGAAGAGGGGTGTTTCAGACACGGAGGAGgagtacaggtcagtgtgtgaaCAAACCTGTCGATCTGACTTTGTGGCCTGGGAAGACCTGCCCTTCTCTGAGTGTCTGGGGGAGTTTGTCTGTGATcctgcagacacagagacaccaaCTGACCATCATGCCCAGACCAGCCCTGTGGGGGGAAACTTGtccactacgctgacagacacagagtCAAGCTCCACACCACACAGCAGTCTACTGGACATTACTAATGTTGGACAGCTGACCCATGGAGGTCTCAGCCCTCGGTCACCCGGACACACAGCTGACCTGGAGGAGGAGTATAACTGTTCAGCAGACCTCTTCCACTGCTCTCAGACcagcatcaacacacacacaccccacacggactcacacacaccccacacggactcacacacacccagcacggactcacacacacccagcacggactcacacacaccccacacggactcacacacaccccacacggactcacacacaccccacacggactcacacacaccccacacggactcacacacaccccacacggactcacacacaccccacacggactcacacacaccccacacggACTCACACATGGACACCCCTTCAGAGTGTTGTGACTGTGTCCCTTTGTCCCAGTCCACCCCCATCATCTGTAAAACGGCTCGACCACGTACACTGCAGATCAGAGCCCGGCGACACACacccagcaacacacacacacctaaaggactcacacACACCAAGAGACCCAGacccagcaacacacacacacataaaggacTCACACACACCAAGAGACCCAGACAGCCAGAGCCCAGAGATCATGTACTAGCTCTGCAGTGTCAGAGGTTAACGAGAAGAGCTCTGAAGAGAACCTCTGGGGGGAGAAGGACCGGTCGTGTGAGAGTATGTGATGACAACAGTGAGATGGTGATCTCTGCCACTCAAAGACCCTGGTGCTccagaaggacagacagacagcaggctgggggagagcgagagaacagCGGGAGGACCactgggggagagcgagagaacagCGGGAGGACCactgggggagagcgagagaacagagggaggaccactgggggagagcgagagaacagagggaggaccactggggtagagcgagagaacagagggaggaccactggggtagagcgagagaacagagggaggaccactgggggagagcgagagaacagCGGGAGGACCactgggggagagcgagagaacagagggaggaccactgggggagagcgagagaacagCGGGAGGACCACTGGCGGAGagcgagagaacagagggaggaccactgggggagagcgagagaacagagggaggaccactgggggagagcgagagaacagagggaggaccactggggtagagcgagagaacagagggaggaccactgggggagagcgagagaacagCGGGAGGACCactgggggagagcgagagaacagagggaggaccactgggggagagcgagagaacagGAGATCTACACATATTCACCAGACactgagagagggacagacagagggtttAGCCAACCAGCAGCTCGAAGACAGCAGGTCTGTTAGCCCCTCCCTCCGCGAGGAGAATGAAGCGTGTGATTGGTCCAGAGACCTGTTTACTGACTCTTTCTGA